In Kineococcus sp. NBC_00420, a single genomic region encodes these proteins:
- a CDS encoding aldo/keto reductase yields MTVPDATVTPRLEGAPPVSSTSPTRWAVVGPGNIARRFAGQLPAAGHELVAVGASPTAAGAERARAFAAEFNPDAFVGDYDAVLAREDVDAVYVSTVHVTHAQLALAAVRAGKHVLCEKPLAPNNGQVMAIVDTARASGVHFLEAYMYAHHPQTAKLLDLVRSGAIGTVQHVDASFAFATGGKTGRLYDADLAGGGILDVGGYPVSAAHLVAGAALGRPAAVTGFSAQGTVGETGVDEWAVASITFAGGVTASVRTGVALSDPETITVYGSGGTIHLPDPWTIRGETRVVLTRPGQETETFEFDPELPENKAYAREAQALVSDETPAFTLDDTLAVSAVLNRWRDAIGLRYPFETDTANIPTVSGLPLQRREPTAMKYGKVEGLERPVSRLVMGCDNQPDLAHASAIFDAFVEAGGNTFDTAWLYGMGKYEKLFGTWLTNRGIRSEVNVIVKGCHTPHNDPESLTRQLFESFERQGHDHADVYMMHRDNLDIPVGEFVDVLDEHAKAGRISAYGGSNWSPARVDEANAYAAANGKQPFTVLSNHFGLAEAYDVPWAGCLHVTDPESKKWLTERNIALLPWSSQARGFFARADVNDRSDAELVRCYYSDANFERKARAEKLGAELGVPATAIALAFVLAQSFPTFALFGPRTIAEARSSMTGLGVELDAQQVAWLDLQEG; encoded by the coding sequence ATGACCGTTCCCGATGCGACCGTCACCCCCCGGCTCGAAGGAGCGCCTCCCGTGTCGTCCACCTCCCCCACCCGCTGGGCCGTCGTCGGCCCGGGCAACATCGCCCGGCGCTTCGCCGGCCAGCTCCCCGCGGCGGGCCACGAACTCGTCGCCGTCGGTGCCTCCCCCACCGCGGCCGGCGCCGAGCGCGCCCGGGCCTTCGCGGCGGAGTTCAACCCGGACGCCTTCGTCGGCGACTACGACGCCGTGCTGGCCCGCGAGGACGTCGACGCCGTCTACGTCAGCACCGTGCACGTCACCCACGCGCAGCTCGCCCTGGCCGCGGTCCGCGCCGGCAAGCACGTGCTCTGCGAGAAGCCCCTCGCCCCCAACAACGGCCAGGTCATGGCGATCGTCGACACCGCCCGCGCCAGCGGCGTGCACTTCCTCGAGGCGTACATGTACGCCCACCACCCGCAGACGGCGAAGCTCCTCGACCTCGTGCGGTCCGGGGCGATCGGCACCGTCCAGCACGTCGACGCGAGCTTCGCCTTCGCGACCGGCGGGAAGACCGGGCGCCTCTACGACGCCGACCTCGCCGGCGGCGGGATCCTCGACGTCGGCGGCTACCCCGTCTCGGCCGCGCACCTCGTCGCGGGCGCAGCGCTCGGCCGGCCGGCGGCCGTCACCGGGTTCTCCGCCCAGGGCACCGTGGGCGAGACCGGCGTCGACGAGTGGGCCGTCGCCTCGATCACCTTCGCGGGTGGTGTCACCGCGTCCGTGCGCACGGGCGTCGCGCTCTCCGACCCCGAGACGATCACGGTGTACGGCTCCGGCGGGACGATCCACCTCCCCGACCCGTGGACGATCCGCGGCGAGACCCGCGTCGTCCTGACCCGGCCGGGCCAGGAGACCGAGACCTTCGAGTTCGACCCGGAACTGCCCGAGAACAAGGCCTACGCCCGCGAGGCGCAGGCCCTCGTCTCCGACGAGACCCCCGCGTTCACCCTCGACGACACCCTCGCGGTCTCGGCCGTGCTGAACCGCTGGCGGGACGCGATCGGGCTGCGCTACCCCTTCGAGACCGACACCGCGAACATCCCCACCGTCTCGGGTCTCCCGCTGCAGCGCCGCGAACCCACGGCCATGAAGTACGGGAAGGTCGAGGGACTGGAACGCCCCGTCTCCCGCCTCGTCATGGGGTGCGACAACCAGCCGGACCTCGCCCACGCGTCGGCCATCTTCGACGCGTTCGTGGAGGCCGGCGGGAACACCTTCGACACCGCGTGGCTCTACGGGATGGGCAAGTACGAGAAGCTGTTCGGCACGTGGCTGACCAACCGCGGCATCCGGTCCGAGGTCAACGTCATCGTCAAGGGCTGCCACACCCCGCACAACGACCCGGAGTCGCTGACCCGGCAGTTGTTCGAGTCCTTCGAGCGGCAGGGCCACGACCACGCCGACGTCTACATGATGCACCGGGACAACCTCGACATCCCCGTCGGTGAGTTCGTCGACGTCCTCGACGAGCACGCCAAGGCCGGTCGCATCAGCGCCTACGGCGGTTCGAACTGGTCGCCCGCCCGCGTCGACGAGGCGAACGCCTACGCCGCGGCGAACGGCAAGCAGCCGTTCACGGTGCTGTCCAACCACTTCGGCCTCGCCGAGGCCTACGACGTGCCGTGGGCCGGGTGCCTGCACGTCACCGACCCCGAGTCGAAGAAGTGGCTGACCGAGCGGAACATCGCCCTGCTGCCGTGGTCGTCGCAGGCCCGCGGGTTCTTCGCCCGCGCGGACGTGAACGACCGGAGCGACGCGGAACTCGTGCGCTGCTACTACAGCGACGCGAACTTCGAGCGCAAGGCCCGGGCCGAGAAGCTCGGCGCCGAACTCGGGGTCCCCGCGACGGCGATCGCGCTGGCCTTCGTCCTGGCGCAGTCGTTCCCGACGTTCGCCCTGTTCGGTCCCCGCACGATCGCCGAGGCCCGTTCCTCGATGACGGGCCTCGGGGTCGAGCTCGACGCGCAGCAGGTGGCCTGGCTGGACCTCCAGGAGGGGTGA